GGATCAGCGCGAGGATGTCGAGCACGTTCTCGAGGGTCATCGCGGATTCTCCTTCCGCGCGACGAACCGGGCGACGGCGATCGACCCGAACACACCCACCGCAGCGATGATGAGCATCGCCGGCAGCGACCGCGTGTGATGGTTGATCACCATGTCGGCACCCAGGATGCAGACCACCTCGGTCAGCAGCACGTCGGCCGCGACCGCGCGGTCGAGGATCGATGGGCCGATCACGAGGCGGATGAGCGCCAGAACGGCCGCCACGGCGAAGACGAGAAGGATGACGACGACGAGGACGGTGGTCACGGGGGTCACAGGGGGGTCCTCCCCTCTCGGGGCGAATCGGTCGCGTGGTGCGCGGAGCTGTCCGCGATCCGCGCGCGCAGCTCCTGCAGCTCTTCCTTCGAACCGACGGCGCGCGTGATGCGCGCCTCCCACCCGAGCACGACACGGCGCTGGTGCTCGGCATCCTCATCGCTCCGCACGCCGATGGTGTGCAGGTAGAGCGTGCGGTTCTCGCGGTCGACATCGACGATGAGGGAGCCCGGGATGAGGGATGCCGTGACCGCCGTGTGCGCCATGATCACGTCGTCGTCCACGCGGAGCGGGACGGCGATGATCGCCGCTCCCGGCTGCCGACGGACGTCGAGCACCTGCCACGCGACGATGAGCGAACCACGGATGACGGCACCGAGGAAGGTGACGACGAAGATCAGGCCGTACCAGAGGTTGATGCGCCCCGACAGCTCCACCGGCGGCAGACGGAAGACGCGCGTCACGAAGATCGCCGCGGCGAGACCCGTGAGGAAGGCGAGCCAGGTGAACTGCCCCCACAGCATCATCCAGAGGGCGACGAGCCACACCAGGAACGGCAGCTGATGCAGGAAGAGGGATATCTGCGACCGACGCGACGGGCTCATTGCTGCCCCGCCTGTTCCTGCAGCTGCACGAGACTCACGCCATCGGTGATGGTGACGCCCGCCCGCAGGCACATGTCGAGCAGCGGACCCGCGAAGACGGTCAGCGAGACGGTCACGGCGACCATTCCCACCGTCGCGAGCGTCATGATCCGCGGGATGGTGCGGCGCTCGGTCGAGATCGCCGCGGCGGGCGCATTGCCGAGGTACGCGATGCGCTCGAGCGTCTCGGTGGAGTCGTCGTTCTCGCGCCAGAACGAGAGGTTCCACGCCCGCATGAGGGCGTACAGCGTGAGGATCGACGTCGCAATGCCGCCCACGATCAGCACCATCATCACGGGGGTGCCCACCTGCGCAGCGGCGTCGAAGAGGGCGTACTTGCCGATGAAGCCCGAGAACGGCGGCAGGCCGCCCAGGTTGATCGCCGGGATGAAGTAGAGCACCGCGAGCAGGGGGGCCGCGCGCATGAGGCCCTTCACCTTGAGGATCGACGTGCTTCCCGCGCGGCGCTCGATGAGGCCGACGGCGAGGAACAGGGTCGTCTGCACGATGATGTGGTGGACGATGTAGTAGATCGTCGCTCCCACCGCGAGCGGGGTGTTGATCGCCAGTCCGAAGATCATGTAGCCGATGTGGCTGACCAGCGTGAACGACAGGATGCGCTTGAGCTCGGCCTGCGCGACGGCGCCCAGGATGCCGACGATCATCGTCGACAGCGCGACCATCATCAGCAGGAAGTTCAGGTCGTTGTCGACGAACAGCTGCGTCTCGGTGCGGATGATCGCGTACACGCCGACCTTGGTGAGCAGGCCCGCGAACACCGCCGTCACGGGAGCGGGAGCCGTCGGGTACGAGTCGGGCAGCCAGAACGACAGCGGGAACACCGCGGCCTTGATCGCGAACGCGAGAAGCAGCATGAGGTGCAGGATCGTCTGCGTGTCCTGGGGCAGCAGCGCCATGCGCTCGCTGATCTGCACCATGTTGACGGTGCCGAGCGCGCCGTAGACCATCGCGATCGCGGCGAGGAAGAGGATCGACGACACCAGCGACACGACGATGTAGACCACGCCCGTGCGGATGCGCGACTCCGTGCCGCCGAGCGTGATCAGCACGTACGAGGCGACGAGCAGGATCTCGAAGCCGACGTAGAGGTTGAACAGGTCGCCCGCGATGAACGCGTTGAAGATGCCCGCGCCGAGGATCAGATACGCCGGGTAGAAGATCGAGACCGGGGTGTCCTCGTCGTTGTCGGCCGC
This portion of the Microbacterium testaceum StLB037 genome encodes:
- a CDS encoding monovalent cation/H+ antiporter complex subunit F; protein product: MTPVTTVLVVVILLVFAVAAVLALIRLVIGPSILDRAVAADVLLTEVVCILGADMVINHHTRSLPAMLIIAAVGVFGSIAVARFVARKENPR
- a CDS encoding Na+/H+ antiporter subunit E; this encodes MSPSRRSQISLFLHQLPFLVWLVALWMMLWGQFTWLAFLTGLAAAIFVTRVFRLPPVELSGRINLWYGLIFVVTFLGAVIRGSLIVAWQVLDVRRQPGAAIIAVPLRVDDDVIMAHTAVTASLIPGSLIVDVDRENRTLYLHTIGVRSDEDAEHQRRVVLGWEARITRAVGSKEELQELRARIADSSAHHATDSPREGRTPL
- a CDS encoding Na+/H+ antiporter subunit D, with the protein product MSALVPLLVGIPLIGAAINLIFGRRKKTQIVVSVAALTAVLVLGAILLVEVDTNGPLAVAIAGWDIPFGIVLYVDVLAALLVVVTSIVLLAVLLFSIGQGAADNDEDTPVSIFYPAYLILGAGIFNAFIAGDLFNLYVGFEILLVASYVLITLGGTESRIRTGVVYIVVSLVSSILFLAAIAMVYGALGTVNMVQISERMALLPQDTQTILHLMLLLAFAIKAAVFPLSFWLPDSYPTAPAPVTAVFAGLLTKVGVYAIIRTETQLFVDNDLNFLLMMVALSTMIVGILGAVAQAELKRILSFTLVSHIGYMIFGLAINTPLAVGATIYYIVHHIIVQTTLFLAVGLIERRAGSTSILKVKGLMRAAPLLAVLYFIPAINLGGLPPFSGFIGKYALFDAAAQVGTPVMMVLIVGGIATSILTLYALMRAWNLSFWRENDDSTETLERIAYLGNAPAAAISTERRTIPRIMTLATVGMVAVTVSLTVFAGPLLDMCLRAGVTITDGVSLVQLQEQAGQQ